The Ferroacidibacillus organovorans genome has a segment encoding these proteins:
- a CDS encoding HAD family hydrolase, giving the protein MKALIFDMDGVIIDSEPIHFAVDEEFLKRLGVHEGPEYMEQFVGMRNPDIWKRIAEEHQLSINLDAILEEQRVHKVQLIRETPLEPIFGIRELINELLARDIPFGLASSSPRALIEAVLEKFEILHAFRAIVSGEEVPLGKPAPDIYLKAASLLGIAPSNCVVIEDAHHGVIAAKRAGMMCIGFQNMHSGAQDLSKADWVVDSIREVTVSRIMERMGAH; this is encoded by the coding sequence ATGAAGGCTTTGATTTTTGACATGGATGGCGTGATTATCGACAGCGAACCGATTCACTTCGCAGTCGATGAGGAATTTTTAAAGCGACTCGGCGTCCATGAAGGCCCTGAATACATGGAGCAGTTTGTAGGCATGAGGAATCCCGATATCTGGAAACGCATCGCAGAAGAGCACCAACTGAGCATCAACCTCGACGCAATCCTGGAAGAACAGCGTGTGCACAAGGTTCAACTGATCCGCGAAACGCCGCTTGAGCCAATCTTTGGCATCCGTGAATTGATCAATGAATTGCTTGCACGCGACATTCCATTCGGTCTGGCGTCTTCATCCCCCCGCGCATTGATCGAGGCCGTGCTCGAAAAATTTGAGATCCTGCATGCGTTTCGCGCGATCGTCAGTGGAGAAGAAGTTCCTTTGGGCAAACCTGCACCCGACATTTACCTGAAAGCCGCCAGCCTTCTTGGCATTGCGCCAAGCAACTGCGTGGTCATTGAGGACGCACACCACGGAGTGATCGCGGCCAAACGCGCCGGAATGATGTGCATTGGATTTCAAAATATGCACTCCGGCGCGCAAGATCTCTCAAAGGCAGATTGGGTTGTCGACTCGATCCG